Proteins co-encoded in one Papaver somniferum cultivar HN1 chromosome 5, ASM357369v1, whole genome shotgun sequence genomic window:
- the LOC113281471 gene encoding uncharacterized protein LOC113281471 yields MGFIMEFAENLVLRLMEDPQERDRKFREHVYAVKDQCKKTKEMWSLPIRPYGFWTFERHNSQMAWDAQISQVPGRRDPYDDLLEDKTTKLGKSP; encoded by the coding sequence ATGGGATTTATTATGGAGTTCGCTGAGAATTTAGTACTGAGGTTAATGGAAGATCCACAAGAGAGGGATCGTAAGTTCCGAGAACATGTTTATGCAGTTAAGGATCAATGTAAGAAGACCAAAGAAATGTGGAGTTTACCTATTCGTCCTTATGGGTTTTGGACTTTCGAGCGTCATAACTCACAAATGGCTTGGGATGCTCAGATTAGTCAAGTTCCAGGACGAAGGGATCCTTATGATGATCTCCTCGAAGATAAGACTACTAAACTTGGCAAATCACCCTAA